A genomic region of Tissierella sp. contains the following coding sequences:
- the prfB gene encoding peptide chain release factor 2 (programmed frameshift), whose amino-acid sequence MEDIYLDKEKLHEIRVMVEELGVSLDIEGLREDVVHFERQSYEEDFWKDVDKAQKVMQEIKALKNQIKEYDDLISGIEDLEALMDLVLEEEAYDMYKEIEEGLKKITITADDFKLSTLLSGEFDKNNAILSIHSGAGGLEAQDWAEMLLRLYRRWSDQRAFQVETLDLIADTEGGIKAVTLLIKGYNAYGYLKSEKGVHRLVRISPFDSAGKRHTSFASIDVYPELDDNDNIEINPSDLKIDTYRSGGAGGQHVNTTDSAVRITHLPTGVVVQCQNERSQLSNRQTAMNMLKAKLVQIKEEEQKEKIEDLQGSYSQIGWGSQIRSYVFHPYSMVKDHRTNAEVGDVYGVMDGDIDIFINEYLKQKALS is encoded by the exons GTGGAAGATATTTATTTAGATAAGGAAAAACTTCATGAAATAAGAGTTATGGTGGAAGAATTGGGTGTTTCACTT GACATAGAAGGTCTTAGGGAAGATGTAGTTCATTTTGAAAGACAATCCTATGAAGAAGATTTTTGGAAAGATGTAGATAAAGCCCAAAAAGTAATGCAAGAAATTAAAGCTCTAAAAAATCAAATCAAAGAATACGATGATTTAATTAGTGGAATAGAAGATTTAGAAGCTTTAATGGATTTAGTATTAGAAGAAGAAGCCTATGATATGTATAAAGAGATAGAAGAAGGACTTAAAAAGATTACTATTACTGCAGATGATTTTAAACTAAGTACTTTGTTATCAGGAGAGTTTGATAAAAACAACGCTATTCTTTCCATACATTCTGGTGCAGGAGGATTGGAGGCTCAAGATTGGGCTGAAATGCTTCTTAGACTTTATAGAAGATGGTCAGACCAAAGAGCTTTTCAAGTAGAGACTCTAGACCTTATAGCTGATACTGAAGGTGGAATAAAAGCTGTAACATTATTAATTAAAGGGTATAATGCCTATGGATATTTAAAATCGGAAAAAGGTGTGCACAGACTCGTTCGTATTTCACCCTTTGATTCTGCAGGGAAAAGGCATACTTCCTTTGCTAGTATAGATGTATATCCAGAGCTAGATGATAATGATAATATAGAAATAAATCCATCAGATTTAAAAATAGACACCTATAGATCAGGTGGAGCTGGAGGTCAGCATGTCAACACTACGGACTCCGCAGTGAGGATTACACATTTGCCTACTGGAGTAGTAGTGCAATGTCAAAATGAAAGATCCCAGCTGAGTAATAGACAAACAGCTATGAATATGTTAAAAGCCAAATTAGTTCAAATAAAAGAAGAAGAGCAAAAAGAAAAGATTGAGGACTTACAAGGCAGCTATAGTCAAATAGGGTGGGGATCTCAAATTAGATCCTATGTTTTTCATCCATATAGCATGGTAAAAGATCATAGAACCAATGCTGAAGTAGGGGATGTATATGGAGTAATGGATGGGGATATAGACATATTTATAAACGAATACCTAAAGCAAAAAGCCCTTTCATAA